Proteins encoded by one window of Hafnia alvei:
- the rep gene encoding DNA helicase Rep: MRLNPGQQQAVEFVTGPCLVLAGAGSGKTRVITNKIAHLIRECGYQARHIAAVTFTNKAAREMKERVAQTLGRKEARGLMISTFHTLGLEIIKREYKALGMKANFSLFDDQDQLALLTDLTEQWIEKDKDLLKQLISTISNWKNDLIDPKQAAAHAFSERDKLFVHCYQLYDAQLKACNVLDFDDLILLPTLLLRSNEEVRERWQQRIRYLLVDEYQDTNTSQYELVKLLVGNRARFTVVGDDDQSIYSWRGARPQNLVLLKEDFPALQVIKLEQNYRSSQRILKSANILIANNPHVFEKRLFSELGYGEELKIITANNEDHEAERVVGELIAHHFINKTSYSDYAILYRGNHQSRVFEKMLMQNRIPYRISGGTSFFSRPEIKDLLAYLRVLTNPDDDSAFLRIVNTPRREIGPATLQKLGEWANHRGISLFRASFDFGLSQTLTGRGLESLQRFTHWMQEISTLSEREPIAAVRDLIHGVDYESWLFETSPSPKAAEMRMKNVNQLFSWMTEMLDGSDIDEPMTLTQVVTRFTLRDMMERGESEDEADQVQLMTLHASKGLEFPYVYLVGMEEGLLPHQSSIDEDNVDEERRLAYVGITRAQKELVFTLCRERRQYGELVRPEPSRFLLELPQDDLKWESERKVVSPQERMQKGQASIANIRAMMEKAKNGG; this comes from the coding sequence ATGCGTTTAAATCCCGGTCAGCAGCAGGCTGTCGAATTTGTTACAGGTCCTTGTTTAGTTCTGGCTGGTGCCGGTTCGGGTAAGACCCGTGTTATTACCAACAAAATTGCGCATCTGATCCGAGAATGTGGCTATCAAGCACGCCATATTGCCGCCGTGACGTTTACCAATAAAGCCGCTCGCGAAATGAAAGAGCGCGTGGCGCAAACGCTCGGGCGTAAAGAAGCGCGCGGTCTGATGATTTCTACTTTCCATACATTGGGATTGGAGATTATCAAACGTGAATACAAAGCCTTGGGAATGAAGGCTAATTTTTCATTGTTCGACGATCAGGATCAGCTGGCTTTGCTGACGGATTTGACTGAACAATGGATCGAGAAAGATAAAGATCTGCTCAAGCAGCTGATTTCGACGATCTCAAATTGGAAAAACGATCTGATCGATCCCAAACAGGCAGCGGCTCATGCATTTTCTGAGCGTGATAAGCTGTTTGTGCACTGCTATCAGCTGTATGACGCGCAGCTAAAAGCCTGTAACGTGCTGGATTTTGATGACCTAATCCTGTTGCCAACGCTGCTGCTGCGCAGCAACGAAGAGGTGCGCGAGCGCTGGCAGCAACGCATTCGTTATCTGCTGGTGGATGAGTATCAAGATACCAACACCAGCCAGTATGAGCTGGTCAAACTGCTAGTGGGAAACCGTGCGCGTTTTACCGTGGTGGGTGATGACGATCAGTCGATTTACTCGTGGCGTGGTGCTCGACCACAAAACTTGGTGCTGCTTAAAGAAGACTTTCCGGCTTTGCAGGTGATAAAGCTGGAGCAGAACTATCGTTCATCTCAGCGTATTTTGAAGTCTGCCAATATTTTGATCGCCAATAATCCGCATGTTTTTGAAAAGCGGCTTTTTTCTGAGCTAGGCTACGGCGAAGAGCTGAAAATTATTACGGCAAATAATGAAGATCACGAGGCTGAACGCGTGGTGGGTGAGTTAATCGCTCATCACTTTATTAATAAAACCTCCTACAGCGACTATGCGATCTTGTATCGCGGTAACCATCAGTCACGTGTGTTTGAAAAGATGCTGATGCAAAACCGTATTCCATATCGTATCTCTGGCGGCACGTCGTTCTTCTCGCGTCCAGAAATTAAAGATTTGCTGGCTTATCTCCGCGTGTTGACCAATCCAGACGACGACAGCGCATTTTTGCGCATTGTGAATACCCCACGGCGTGAGATTGGCCCTGCAACGCTGCAAAAGCTCGGTGAATGGGCTAACCATCGTGGTATCAGTTTGTTCCGCGCCAGCTTTGATTTTGGCCTAAGCCAAACGTTGACCGGGCGAGGCTTAGAGTCGCTACAGCGCTTTACCCACTGGATGCAGGAAATCTCCACACTGTCTGAACGTGAGCCTATCGCGGCGGTGCGCGATCTTATTCACGGCGTTGACTATGAAAGCTGGTTGTTTGAGACATCACCCAGCCCGAAAGCCGCTGAAATGCGGATGAAAAACGTTAATCAGCTGTTTAGCTGGATGACAGAAATGCTGGATGGTAGCGATATTGATGAACCCATGACGCTGACTCAGGTTGTCACTCGCTTTACTCTGCGCGATATGATGGAGCGTGGCGAAAGCGAAGATGAGGCCGATCAGGTACAGCTAATGACGCTGCATGCCTCTAAAGGGCTTGAGTTTCCATACGTTTATCTAGTGGGGATGGAAGAAGGATTATTGCCACACCAGAGCAGCATCGATGAGGACAACGTCGATGAGGAGCGCCGCTTAGCCTATGTGGGCATTACGCGTGCGCAAAAGGAGCTGGTGTTCACGCTGTGCCGCGAACGTCGCCAATATGGCGAATTAGTGCGTCCAGAACCGAGCCGCTTCTTGCTTGAACTGCCGCAAGACGATCTGAAGTGGGAGAGCGAGCGCAAAGTTGTTAGTCCACAAGAAAGAATGCAAAAAGGGCAGGCCAGCATCGCGAATATCCGGGCGATGATGGAGAAGGCTAAAAACGGCGGCTGA
- a CDS encoding transcriptional regulator, whose protein sequence is MKNNEEIPIETLSENQLLLREGAKIAKALGEMFAPTCEVVLHDLCNPLHSIVAIEQPLSGRKIGDPSTEMGLARIRDPQYPDVVQNYGNRFPDGRPAKSTSIGLRNSQGEYVAALCLNMDVSLLDSVQRVLSQLTSVDSEQAPTQESLRSSFGSKDVKRAIEDYAAAMSSQPRALSAPQRKVLIRHLATSGLLQLRGAAKIVADELGISRASVYNALKVEPTRGV, encoded by the coding sequence ATGAAAAATAATGAAGAGATCCCGATAGAAACCTTAAGCGAGAACCAGTTATTGCTGCGTGAAGGGGCCAAAATTGCTAAGGCATTAGGTGAAATGTTTGCCCCGACCTGCGAAGTCGTTTTGCACGATCTTTGTAATCCTCTACATTCCATTGTGGCGATAGAACAGCCCCTTTCAGGGCGTAAAATCGGCGATCCATCAACGGAAATGGGGCTGGCACGTATACGCGATCCTCAGTATCCAGACGTGGTGCAAAACTACGGTAATCGATTCCCAGATGGTCGGCCGGCAAAAAGTACGTCGATAGGTTTGCGTAACAGCCAGGGCGAATACGTGGCTGCGTTATGCCTGAATATGGATGTTTCGCTGCTTGATTCCGTTCAGCGCGTGTTGTCGCAATTGACGTCAGTAGATAGCGAACAGGCACCGACGCAGGAAAGTTTGCGCAGTAGTTTTGGTTCGAAAGATGTGAAGCGTGCCATCGAAGATTATGCGGCAGCGATGTCGAGCCAACCGCGGGCACTTTCAGCTCCACAGCGTAAGGTATTGATTCGTCATCTGGCGACATCTGGTCTTTTACAACTGCGAGGCGCGGCGAAAATCGTGGCCGATGAGCTGGGGATTTCTCGTGCTTCGGTGTATAACGCATTGAAGGTGGAACCAACGCGCGGAGTGTAA
- a CDS encoding threo-3-hydroxy-L-aspartate ammonia-lyase gives MPLLPMTVSADDVREAANIIKAAAHRTPVLTSTQANALTGASLFFKCENYQRIGAFKFRGAYNAISHLTPEQKKNGVVAFSSGNHAQAMALAARELNVPVTIVMPHDAPAAKLAATRGYGAEVIIYNRQTEDREAIAADLAAKRGLSIIPPYNHPHVIAGQGTSALELFEEVGELDFLFVCTGGGGLLSGCAIAAKHMAPNCRIFGVEPEAGNDVQQSLRTGERVSIAVPNTIADGAQTQCVGELTFPIIRNFVEDILTVSDQQLCDQMRFFMERMKIVVEPTGCLAAAAAMSGAIDIRGARVGIIVSGGNVDAESYADFLKRGKNIL, from the coding sequence ATGCCCCTGTTACCCATGACAGTCAGCGCAGATGATGTGCGTGAGGCTGCAAATATCATTAAAGCAGCAGCGCACCGCACGCCGGTTCTGACCTCTACTCAAGCCAACGCTTTAACCGGCGCAAGCCTGTTTTTTAAGTGTGAAAACTACCAGCGTATTGGCGCATTTAAATTTCGCGGCGCTTATAACGCAATAAGCCATTTGACGCCGGAGCAGAAGAAAAACGGCGTTGTCGCATTCTCTTCAGGGAACCATGCTCAGGCGATGGCGTTAGCAGCTCGTGAGCTCAACGTTCCCGTGACTATCGTAATGCCACACGATGCCCCCGCGGCTAAACTCGCCGCCACACGCGGATACGGTGCCGAAGTCATTATTTACAATCGCCAAACCGAAGATCGTGAAGCGATCGCCGCCGATCTGGCAGCCAAGCGTGGTTTAAGTATTATCCCTCCCTACAACCATCCTCATGTTATTGCTGGCCAAGGTACCTCCGCGCTGGAATTATTCGAAGAGGTTGGCGAACTCGATTTCTTGTTCGTCTGTACCGGCGGCGGCGGGCTGCTTTCTGGATGTGCAATCGCCGCGAAGCATATGGCACCGAACTGCCGTATCTTTGGCGTTGAGCCTGAAGCCGGCAATGACGTGCAGCAATCGCTGCGTACGGGCGAACGCGTGAGTATTGCGGTTCCTAACACCATCGCCGATGGTGCGCAAACCCAATGCGTCGGTGAACTCACCTTCCCAATCATCCGTAATTTCGTTGAGGATATTCTTACCGTGAGCGATCAACAGCTATGCGATCAAATGCGTTTCTTCATGGAAAGAATGAAAATTGTCGTAGAACCAACAGGATGCTTGGCCGCTGCCGCCGCAATGAGTGGCGCCATTGATATTCGCGGTGCACGCGTGGGGATTATTGTCAGCGGAGGCAACGTGGATGCTGAGTCCTATGCTGACTTCCTTAAGCGCGGGAAAAACATACTATGA